The following coding sequences lie in one Arachis hypogaea cultivar Tifrunner chromosome 9, arahy.Tifrunner.gnm2.J5K5, whole genome shotgun sequence genomic window:
- the LOC112712810 gene encoding LOW QUALITY PROTEIN: 3-isopropylmalate dehydrogenase, chloroplastic (The sequence of the model RefSeq protein was modified relative to this genomic sequence to represent the inferred CDS: inserted 2 bases in 1 codon; substituted 1 base at 1 genomic stop codon), producing the protein MKGEEHYVGTEIDHRTQFYDMGKFEISSAKSIGMKGPMATPIAKGHRSLNLTLRKELIVCKLLLCDRLRGVVGSLKIITCQASLRVAEYAFHYAKEHGRERVSAIHKAIIIQKTDGLFLKCCCEVAENPEIKYEXVIIDNCCMMLVRNPAPFDVLVMPNLYGDVISDLCXGLVGGLGLTPSCTSGEGGIALAKAVHGSAPDIAEKTCACEEFGKSNWFTAEWCFNVAPFESP; encoded by the exons ATGAAGGGGGAAGAGCACTATGTAGGGACTGAAATTGACCATAGAACACAGTTTTATGACATGGGAAAGTTTGAAATCAGTTCCGCGAAATCGATTGGCATGAAAGGGCCAATGGCCACCCCCATTGCTAAAGGCCATCGTTCCTTGAACCTTACCCTAAGGAAAGAACTTATTGTATGCAAAT TATTATTGTGTGATAGGTTGAGAGGTGTAGTAGGAAGTCTCAAAATCATTACATGCCAAGCAAGTTTAAGGGTTGCTGAGTATGCTTTTCACTATgccaaagaacatggaagagagAGGGTATCTGCTATTCACAAGGCTATCATTATACAGAAGACTGATGGTCTTTTCCTCAAG TGCTGTTGTGAGGTTGCGGAGAATCCTGAGATAAAGTATGAGTAAGTTATCATTGACAATTGCTGCATGATG CTTGTGAGGAATCCTGCTCCTTTTGATGTATTAGTGATGCCAAACCTTTATGGTGACGTTATTAGTGACCTCTG TGGCTTGGTTGGGGGTTTGGGTTTGACACCAAG CTGCACATCAGGTGAGGGAGGTATTGCACTAGCCAAGGCTGTACATGGTTCAGCACCTGATATTGCTGAAAAG ACTTGTGCTTGTGAAGAATTTGGCAAATCCAACTGGTTTACTGCTGAGTGGTGTTTCAATGTTGCGCCATTTGAATCTCCATGA
- the LOC112709999 gene encoding putative disease resistance RPP13-like protein 1 isoform X1: protein MADDLLDELSTKASTAAPRDPGNSNDWSRPVDSIIEDSGVNVIEKIVAKLESVVGRKGKLRLRESAKVDFSSWRIPSTSLVISSDVFGRDEEKEKIIKLLLDDTCDAESRVTVIPIVGMGGIGKTTLAQLVYNDAKVVGKFDTRAWVCVAENSDPINVTRTIIGALNSSPCTMDNFDSLQTVLMKKLTGKTFLIVLDDVWDDRRDMWEDFLKPFWFGNNGSKILLTTRSENVASVFAANNLYHRLSLLSEEDCWSMFLKHSSISSSSKQYATLEPIGRKIVEKCKGLPLAVKTLGGLLRNKYNEVDWENTLECEIWELSEVDCKIVPALRVSYYYLPSHLKRCFVYCSLYPKGYEFDKEELILLWMAEDLLRPKKANTLEMTGCTYFDELVARSFFQPSNTNGKLFVMHDLMHDLATLFAGKFYFKLTEFGNQHMIDNKTRHLSNTRAFVDSIELIREAEAIHMRTFLDFSLLAYCDSVNFQRFLQHLGCLRVLSFKNLSLESLPDSIGELIHLRYLDLSYIYSMTLPESIFKLYNLQTLKLRNCHMLKMLPSRMQELVNLRHLDIRGSSDLEEMPKKMSKLKHLNFLTDYIVGKHEENGIRELGPLDNLHGSFCISNLENVKNSVEALEAKMGNKKYINTLKFKWLPNGDNDDVETERDILDKLQPHQNLKELSIKGYPGERFPDWLGLCCYSNMTKLSLDSCINCCELPSLGQLPSLQHLEISKLDGLEKIDSEFYNKNNASFQEKTPFRSLETLKIEYMYSWREWHFPDEFDGFPQLRILEIRSCPVLRGDLPAHLPALEELIIVGCEELACSLPRAPKLHELHVLNSGFYTDATTHNVDITGTQLAKSVLEWLPHIQPPRVQHLFISHCYSAISISADYVPASLQYLVICDCPKLTFSEQLHHKSLTEIDVYDCDSLTLFPLGALPNLKKLAIRGCKNMEYVEMPQTLPSLCYIWITECPGLVSLPALALAVPHLQELYIRNCPEINCFAGECLPPSLKTLQVVKCQKLERWITSQGLQSQGLTRLILHEWNEVKSFPGEGSLPASLVCLKLSTFSNLETLDCKGLHHLTSLKNLAIRNCRKLENITEEHLLASIENIYLGEECPLRRKLEEMEDPHIQFVTDLPSWKIEEST from the exons ATGGCTGATGACTTGCTTGATGAACTCTCCACCAAagcctccactgctgcaccaagGGATCCAGGTAACTCTAATGACTGGTCTCGCCCTGTTGATTCAATTATTGAAGATAGTGGTGTCAATGTCATTGAAAAAATAGTTGCCAAACTAGAGTCTGTTGTAGGACGAAAAGGTAAACTTCGTCTAAGAGAGAGTGCCAAGGTGGACTTCTCATCATGGAGAATTCCATCCACATCCCTTGTTATAAGTTCTGACGTATTTGGTCGTGATGAAGAAAAGGAGAAGATAATCAAATTGCTGTTAGATGATACCTGCGATGCTGAATCGCGTGTGACTGTGATCCCCATCGTGGGAATGGGCGGAATAGGAAAAACTACTTTGGCTCAACTGGTTTACAATGATGCCAAAGTCGTTGGAAAATTTGACACTAGAGCATGGGTGTGTGTTGCTGAAAATTCTGACCCTATTAATGTTACAAGGACAATAATAGGGGCACTAAATTCTTCTCCCTGTACCATGGATAATTTTGATTCACTTCAGACTGTTTTGATGAAAAAGTTGACAGGAAAGACATTCTTAATTGTTTTAGATGATGTCTGGGACGATCGACGAGACATGTGGGAGGATTTTCTAAAACCTTTTTGGTTTGGGAATAATGGAAGTAAGATTCTCTTAACAACCCGCAGTGAAAATGTTGCTTCTGTGTTTGCAGCTAACAATCTATATCATCGACTAAGTTTATTGTCGGAGGAAGATTGTTGGTCAATGTTTTTGAAGCATTCATCTATTTCTTCTAGTTCTAAACAATATGCAACTCTAGAACCAATTGGTagaaaaattgttgaaaaatgtAAGGGGCTACCTTTGGCTGTAAAGACACTTGGGGGTTTATTGCGTAATAAGTATAATGAAGTGGATTGGGAGAATACACTTGAATGTGAAATTTGGGAACTCTCGGAAGTTGACTGTAAGATTGTTCCTGCATTAAGAGTTAGTTATTATTATCTCCCTTCACATTTAAAGCGGTGTTTTGTTTATTGTTCATTATATCCCAAGGGTTATGAATTTGACAAAGAAGAATTAATTTTGTTATGGATGGCCGAAGATCTTTTACGACCAAAGAAAGCTAACACATTAGAAATGACTGGTTGTACATATTTTGATGAATTAGTTGCGAGGTCTTTTTTCCAACCTTCCAATACTAATGGAAAGTTGTTtgtaatgcatgatctcatgcatGATTTAGCAACACTTTTTGCTGGGAAATTCTATTTCAAACTCACAGAATTTGGCAATCAACACATGATAGATAACAAAACTCGTCATTTATCAAATACTAGAGCATTCGTTGATAGCATCGAATTAATTCGAGAGGCTGAAGCAATACACATGAGaacatttttagatttttctttgCTTGCCTATTGTGATTCAGTTAATTTTCAAAGATTTCTACAACATTTGGGATGTTTAAGAGTTTTGTCATTCAAAAATCTCTCTCTAGAGTCATTACCCGATTCAATAGGTGAACTGATTCATTTGCGTTATTTGGATCTCTCTTACATATATTCTATGACATTGCCTGAGTCCATCTTTAAATTGTACAATCTCCAAACTTTGAAGTTGAGGAATTGTCATATGCTTAAGATGCTTCCAAGCCGCATGCAAGAGCTTGTGAACCTGCGGCACCTTGATATTCGAGGTTCTTCTGATCTAGAAGAGATGCCAAAGAAAATGAGCAAGTTAAAGCATCTAAATTTCTTAACTGATTATATTGTCGGCAAGCACGAAGAGAATGGGATAAGAGAATTGGGACCACTGGACAACCTTCATGGCTCATTTTGCATTTCCAACTTGGAGAACGTGAAGAATAGTGTTGAAGCTTTGGAGGCAAAGATGGGTAACAAGAAGTACATCAACACTTTAAAATTCAAATGGCTTCCAAATGGTGACAATGATGACGTTGAAACCGAAAGAGATATTCTTGACAAGTTACAACCTCATCAAAACTTGAAAGAGTTATCAATTAAGGGTTATCCGGGTGAAAGATTCCCAGATTGGTTAGGCCTTTGTTGCTACTCCAATATGACCAAATTGAGTCTGGATAGTTGTATAAATTGTTGTGAGCTTCCTTCACTGGGACAGTTACCCTCTTTACAGCATCTGGAGATTTCTAAACTTGATGGGTTGGAGAAAATTGATTCTGAGTTCTACAACAAAAACAATGCATCATTTCAGGAGAAGACACCCTTCAGATCTCTTGAAACTCTGAAAATTGAGTATATGTATAGTTGGCGGGAGTGGCATTTTCCTGATGAGTTTGATGGTTTTCCTCAGCTTAGAATCCTTGAAATAAGAAGCTGTCCGGTGTTAAGAGGAGATCTGCCTGCTCACCTTCCGGCTCTGGAGGAACTTATCATTGTTGGATGTGAAGAGCTTGCATGTTCGCTGCCAAGGGCTCCCAAGCTTCACGAATTACATGTGCTGAATTCTGGTTTTTATACGGATGCGACCACGCACAATGTAGACATCACAGGAACCCAGCTGGCGAAGTCCGTATTGGAGTGGCTGCCCCACATCCAACCGCCACGCGTCCAACATCTGTTTATCAGTCACTGTTATTCAGCCATATCAATTTCAGCAGATTATGTGCCTGCTTCGTTACAATATCTTGTCATCTGTGATTGTCCAAAATTAACATTCTCAGAGCAACTGCACCACAAGTCACTAACGGAGATAGATGTGTACGATTGTGATTCACTGACGTTGTTTCCATTGGGGGCCCTTCCAAATCTCAAGAAACTCGCAATCCGTGGATGCAAAAACATGGAATATGTTGAGATGCCACAGACTCTTCCAAGTCTCTGTTATATATGGATCACAGAATGTCCCGGTTTAGTATCCCTGCCGGCTCTAGCGTTGGCTGTTCCCCACCTACAGGAGCTGTATATACGCAATTGCCCAGAAATCAATTGTTTTGCTGGGGAGTGCCTCCCGCCGAGTCTGAAAACTCTTCAAGTTGTTAAGTGCCAGAAACTAGAGAGGTGGATAACATCACAGGGTTTGCAGAGTCAAGGCCTTACCCGTCTAATCCTTCACGAATGGAATGAAGTTAAGTCGTTCCCAGGAGAGGGTTCACTTCCTGCTTCTCTTGTGTGTCTAAAATTGTCTACATTCTCAAATCTGGAGACGCTTGATTGCAAGGGGCTTCACCATCTTACCTCCCTCAAAAATTTAGCAATTCGTAACTGTAGAAAGCTTGAGAATATCACAGAAGAACATTTGCTTGCCTCCATAGAAAATATTTACTTAGGGGAAGAATGTCCTTTGAGGCGTAAGTTGGAAGAGATGGAAGACCCACATATTCAATTCGTTACAG ATTTGCCCTCATGGAAGATTGAAGAGTCAACATAA
- the LOC112709999 gene encoding putative disease resistance RPP13-like protein 1 isoform X2, whose amino-acid sequence MADDLLDELSTKASTAAPRDPGNSNDWSRPVDSIIEDSGVNVIEKIVAKLESVVGRKGKLRLRESAKVDFSSWRIPSTSLVISSDVFGRDEEKEKIIKLLLDDTCDAESRVTVIPIVGMGGIGKTTLAQLVYNDAKVVGKFDTRAWVCVAENSDPINVTRTIIGALNSSPCTMDNFDSLQTVLMKKLTGKTFLIVLDDVWDDRRDMWEDFLKPFWFGNNGSKILLTTRSENVASVFAANNLYHRLSLLSEEDCWSMFLKHSSISSSSKQYATLEPIGRKIVEKCKGLPLAVKTLGGLLRNKYNEVDWENTLECEIWELSEVDCKIVPALRVSYYYLPSHLKRCFVYCSLYPKGYEFDKEELILLWMAEDLLRPKKANTLEMTGCTYFDELVARSFFQPSNTNGKLFVMHDLMHDLATLFAGKFYFKLTEFGNQHMIDNKTRHLSNTRAFVDSIELIREAEAIHMRTFLDFSLLAYCDSVNFQRFLQHLGCLRVLSFKNLSLESLPDSIGELIHLRYLDLSYIYSMTLPESIFKLYNLQTLKLRNCHMLKMLPSRMQELVNLRHLDIRGSSDLEEMPKKMSKLKHLNFLTDYIVGKHEENGIRELGPLDNLHGSFCISNLENVKNSVEALEAKMGNKKYINTLKFKWLPNGDNDDVETERDILDKLQPHQNLKELSIKGYPGERFPDWLGLCCYSNMTKLSLDSCINCCELPSLGQLPSLQHLEISKLDGLEKIDSEFYNKNNASFQEKTPFRSLETLKIEYMYSWREWHFPDEFDGFPQLRILEIRSCPVLRGDLPAHLPALEELIIVGCEELACSLPRAPKLHELHVLNSGFYTDATTHNVDITGTQLAKSVLEWLPHIQPPRVQHLFISHCYSAISISADYVPASLQYLVICDCPKLTFSEQLHHKSLTEIDVYDCDSLTLFPLGALPNLKKLAIRGCKNMEYVEMPQTLPSLCYIWITECPGLVSLPALALAVPHLQELYIRNCPEINCFAGECLPPSLKTLQVVKCQKLERWITSQGLQSQGLTRLILHEWNEVKSFPGEGSLPASLVCLKLSTFSNLETLDCKGLHHLTSLKNLAIRNCRKLENITEEHLLASIENIYLGEECPLRRKLEEMEDPHIQFVTVDNC is encoded by the exons ATGGCTGATGACTTGCTTGATGAACTCTCCACCAAagcctccactgctgcaccaagGGATCCAGGTAACTCTAATGACTGGTCTCGCCCTGTTGATTCAATTATTGAAGATAGTGGTGTCAATGTCATTGAAAAAATAGTTGCCAAACTAGAGTCTGTTGTAGGACGAAAAGGTAAACTTCGTCTAAGAGAGAGTGCCAAGGTGGACTTCTCATCATGGAGAATTCCATCCACATCCCTTGTTATAAGTTCTGACGTATTTGGTCGTGATGAAGAAAAGGAGAAGATAATCAAATTGCTGTTAGATGATACCTGCGATGCTGAATCGCGTGTGACTGTGATCCCCATCGTGGGAATGGGCGGAATAGGAAAAACTACTTTGGCTCAACTGGTTTACAATGATGCCAAAGTCGTTGGAAAATTTGACACTAGAGCATGGGTGTGTGTTGCTGAAAATTCTGACCCTATTAATGTTACAAGGACAATAATAGGGGCACTAAATTCTTCTCCCTGTACCATGGATAATTTTGATTCACTTCAGACTGTTTTGATGAAAAAGTTGACAGGAAAGACATTCTTAATTGTTTTAGATGATGTCTGGGACGATCGACGAGACATGTGGGAGGATTTTCTAAAACCTTTTTGGTTTGGGAATAATGGAAGTAAGATTCTCTTAACAACCCGCAGTGAAAATGTTGCTTCTGTGTTTGCAGCTAACAATCTATATCATCGACTAAGTTTATTGTCGGAGGAAGATTGTTGGTCAATGTTTTTGAAGCATTCATCTATTTCTTCTAGTTCTAAACAATATGCAACTCTAGAACCAATTGGTagaaaaattgttgaaaaatgtAAGGGGCTACCTTTGGCTGTAAAGACACTTGGGGGTTTATTGCGTAATAAGTATAATGAAGTGGATTGGGAGAATACACTTGAATGTGAAATTTGGGAACTCTCGGAAGTTGACTGTAAGATTGTTCCTGCATTAAGAGTTAGTTATTATTATCTCCCTTCACATTTAAAGCGGTGTTTTGTTTATTGTTCATTATATCCCAAGGGTTATGAATTTGACAAAGAAGAATTAATTTTGTTATGGATGGCCGAAGATCTTTTACGACCAAAGAAAGCTAACACATTAGAAATGACTGGTTGTACATATTTTGATGAATTAGTTGCGAGGTCTTTTTTCCAACCTTCCAATACTAATGGAAAGTTGTTtgtaatgcatgatctcatgcatGATTTAGCAACACTTTTTGCTGGGAAATTCTATTTCAAACTCACAGAATTTGGCAATCAACACATGATAGATAACAAAACTCGTCATTTATCAAATACTAGAGCATTCGTTGATAGCATCGAATTAATTCGAGAGGCTGAAGCAATACACATGAGaacatttttagatttttctttgCTTGCCTATTGTGATTCAGTTAATTTTCAAAGATTTCTACAACATTTGGGATGTTTAAGAGTTTTGTCATTCAAAAATCTCTCTCTAGAGTCATTACCCGATTCAATAGGTGAACTGATTCATTTGCGTTATTTGGATCTCTCTTACATATATTCTATGACATTGCCTGAGTCCATCTTTAAATTGTACAATCTCCAAACTTTGAAGTTGAGGAATTGTCATATGCTTAAGATGCTTCCAAGCCGCATGCAAGAGCTTGTGAACCTGCGGCACCTTGATATTCGAGGTTCTTCTGATCTAGAAGAGATGCCAAAGAAAATGAGCAAGTTAAAGCATCTAAATTTCTTAACTGATTATATTGTCGGCAAGCACGAAGAGAATGGGATAAGAGAATTGGGACCACTGGACAACCTTCATGGCTCATTTTGCATTTCCAACTTGGAGAACGTGAAGAATAGTGTTGAAGCTTTGGAGGCAAAGATGGGTAACAAGAAGTACATCAACACTTTAAAATTCAAATGGCTTCCAAATGGTGACAATGATGACGTTGAAACCGAAAGAGATATTCTTGACAAGTTACAACCTCATCAAAACTTGAAAGAGTTATCAATTAAGGGTTATCCGGGTGAAAGATTCCCAGATTGGTTAGGCCTTTGTTGCTACTCCAATATGACCAAATTGAGTCTGGATAGTTGTATAAATTGTTGTGAGCTTCCTTCACTGGGACAGTTACCCTCTTTACAGCATCTGGAGATTTCTAAACTTGATGGGTTGGAGAAAATTGATTCTGAGTTCTACAACAAAAACAATGCATCATTTCAGGAGAAGACACCCTTCAGATCTCTTGAAACTCTGAAAATTGAGTATATGTATAGTTGGCGGGAGTGGCATTTTCCTGATGAGTTTGATGGTTTTCCTCAGCTTAGAATCCTTGAAATAAGAAGCTGTCCGGTGTTAAGAGGAGATCTGCCTGCTCACCTTCCGGCTCTGGAGGAACTTATCATTGTTGGATGTGAAGAGCTTGCATGTTCGCTGCCAAGGGCTCCCAAGCTTCACGAATTACATGTGCTGAATTCTGGTTTTTATACGGATGCGACCACGCACAATGTAGACATCACAGGAACCCAGCTGGCGAAGTCCGTATTGGAGTGGCTGCCCCACATCCAACCGCCACGCGTCCAACATCTGTTTATCAGTCACTGTTATTCAGCCATATCAATTTCAGCAGATTATGTGCCTGCTTCGTTACAATATCTTGTCATCTGTGATTGTCCAAAATTAACATTCTCAGAGCAACTGCACCACAAGTCACTAACGGAGATAGATGTGTACGATTGTGATTCACTGACGTTGTTTCCATTGGGGGCCCTTCCAAATCTCAAGAAACTCGCAATCCGTGGATGCAAAAACATGGAATATGTTGAGATGCCACAGACTCTTCCAAGTCTCTGTTATATATGGATCACAGAATGTCCCGGTTTAGTATCCCTGCCGGCTCTAGCGTTGGCTGTTCCCCACCTACAGGAGCTGTATATACGCAATTGCCCAGAAATCAATTGTTTTGCTGGGGAGTGCCTCCCGCCGAGTCTGAAAACTCTTCAAGTTGTTAAGTGCCAGAAACTAGAGAGGTGGATAACATCACAGGGTTTGCAGAGTCAAGGCCTTACCCGTCTAATCCTTCACGAATGGAATGAAGTTAAGTCGTTCCCAGGAGAGGGTTCACTTCCTGCTTCTCTTGTGTGTCTAAAATTGTCTACATTCTCAAATCTGGAGACGCTTGATTGCAAGGGGCTTCACCATCTTACCTCCCTCAAAAATTTAGCAATTCGTAACTGTAGAAAGCTTGAGAATATCACAGAAGAACATTTGCTTGCCTCCATAGAAAATATTTACTTAGGGGAAGAATGTCCTTTGAGGCGTAAGTTGGAAGAGATGGAAGACCCACATATTCAATTCGTTACAG TGGATAACTGTTAA